The DNA window atttcatacattttaaggcaaacattatacattcaaaaacgttctactgcagtaataggaaaacttttattttagcaacccttcagttaattgaaaaatgtggaaaaaaaatgtaataagaaatgaagttgcattttcatattttcaatgtttttgacatatgaaaatgaaatggatgattttcgcatttacgtagtaaaccacctttcattcttaacggaatttcaccaaaaaaaaatttaaagtcgaaataccagtacttctatatagtagcgcatatattccaatacagtgaaataaaaacatattgtatttcattaataagaacgacgccatatttgacgaaaaaaaaattgcctatacattacatctaaagctaagtatgcacctcttgcgaaatgaaatttcctatacaaaacttatgcataaaaaacgtcgcgaaatgctcgcgaaaaaagttttcgtttccatttcgtaagcggtacgcagctctcTCGAAAACGATAACGAAACATGCAGTTAGCCGAGACACGGTTcgacaaacgataagtttcataatacttccgcgagatagcgctgctttctatgcgctgtcacCAAGGCAAACTTTTTCCTTGCGAAACAATGGTCAGaggcaaagagaatagggaaagagacgaagagtgaaaattagtcaaaacggcaacactccctttatgatgatttcaacactagaattttggcaaccgcttccacaggcagcactttaaatgacttctattatattttgaaaacaaaccatatgtcgatcgttggatttgtttatcaaacgatgcgcatttcgaaacaaagagatgaaataattctatagcttgtttttactcatgcATATACTGTAGAATACacctcacaatcacgattgaaccaaattctgacgaaaattgaaatttcttttttaatagatgtacaatacttatctcctccaactcaggcatgagtaatgtttatttacattgcacgattggtctgctcaataaggtatttttggcttcacactattcgtctctttccctattctctttggtcagAGGTATTATTTCGCAAGAAggctcgcgaaattttgacaggtcgcaatgaaaaaatataaaaaaaaacaatttttggcaatttttggtatttttttcatcgctacctgtcaaaatttcgtagctttagggccgatttcttcaccctcgcttaactttgaAACCAgattcaccagtacgtttaaacctggcttaagcgctaagcaAGGGTGAAGAAAACGGCCCTTAGAGattcaatattttgaatttgaatggtAAGTTTAGAAATATTATTGGAAGCGTGATTGTTtctagttttaaacaattaaatttaaataattaatattatttaCAGCGCACCCGCCGGAGCAGTAATTTTTAAGTGGCAGAACAAGCAGCCATTGATCCACTTTGGAACAACAACCAGATGCTACAAATTAGCTCAACTAATCTGGTCTCAACATTCTGGCTCTGGCAATCAGCCAACCAACATTAAATCGATACAACCGCAGCAGTACCGACAACTCCAAATCCAGCAGCAGCCAACAACCCCTCAAAAAAGAACCACATAGCAATTGCAGCTCAAACAAACAACAGGAGTTTACGAATGATAGACACATCAGAAAACATTTTATCGGCACATTCTGCTTAAAACTTGTCTGCCACTATTTTTACCAGCGGTTGTCTTAATGATTTAGAGAAATCAGAGTCAAGCACAAACGTCACATTCCAGCGTTGGTTCCTACCAGTTccttgcatgaaaatatcactgcctCCACAGTGCTCGTGATTCCATTCCAGCAAGCAATCACTATTCCAGTTTAACATTTCACAGCAAGCTGAGCAACCGCCTTTACCATAAAAGAAGGCATCGTTTTTTCCGCAAAGTCGCTCTGGTCAAAATTTCAGCGAATTGCAAGGAATAAACCACCCGAGGGACAGTACCAATAACTGGGTTAAAAAGGCGGAGGATCAAGAAATTTCTGCACTCGGTAAGTGTTGTTTTGTTATAACCTATTTTTGAAGCGATCATTGGGAtgggatttgaatttttcttttcaatactAATAGGTTAGCGAACTGAGTACATATCACCAAGGATAAGGAATCAATGCCGGCGGCTGACAGTCCAGAGAAAGAGAATGTGAAAAAACCTAGTCCACCGGCAGTAGAACCAAAGCTGGTTTCTCCCGTAGAAATGCCTGCACCGGCAATTTTGAGTTCGGTAGCTACGGAAATTCTGACTAAcagctcctgaagaaaaacaagctgcaagagaaaatggagaaacagcttccgccgcggaagatgcagaggcattcaagtaagttgaaatctggagaaaattttgattaggacataagtaacattgagagcctctctttgtttactttctcttattatgacgtcactataacactgcactaattttccaatacatagccgatggtttttactacaatattaggCAAAGAATTGAGTACAAAATATTGAAACGACCAACTaatacagaagagaaagaccccaaagagaatctcattgttgcttacgtcctattctaaattttctcccgaAATATTTAGTATCAGCTTTAAAATTTTCCATGGCTAATCTTTTAGCCTGgcggatgcaagtttgctaatgaAAGATGTTCGCTAAGGTCTAGTAGAATCAAAGCTGGATCTGGATGTGCAGCGGAAGGATTCTTCTTCGCCGGTTGGTTGGTCAAAACTTTCAAAGCTTTGCACATGAAGCCGGAATTTTTTTAGGGAGTCTATGCGATGGGTTTCAACGCCCCTTCCAAGATTCAGGAGACGGCTCTACCTACTCTGTTGGCCGGTTTGCGACGGAATATAATCGCCCAGACTCCCAGCTCAGTTTAGTCCATAAGTTAAAAAACTATCTGCAGGTGGTTTGCATTTCCCCCCACGTATGAGCTGGCAATTCAGAAAGGGGAAGTAGCTGCCAAAATACCAAAGTTTTGTCCGATAATCAAACTTCCTTACGCCGTTCGCGAGgagatcgtcaaaggggcgaagctGACTAATCATATCATCGGAACACCCGGCAAGCTAATGGACTGGGGTATAAAGTTGAGGACGTACGACCTAGAAGTTTTCCCTTTTTGTAATGGACGCGGCGGGTGTTTTGGTCGCTGTTGTTCTTGGCCACGTACGAGCGCGAGGTGATGGAGTTTGCAGAGTACATCGTACCCAATCCGATCGTCATTCGGCTGGCGCGGGAGCAAGAATCACTCGATAACATCAAACAGTACTACGTCAAGTTCCGCAACCAGGACGAGAAATTGTGTGATTACCGTCGGACAAGCGATCATTTTCTGTCATATGATGTATAGGACAGTTGTAAACTCCAAGTAAACTTATTTTCGAAACTATTAATCGATCGAAACAGGTACGCAAAACGGCCGGTTGATTGACCGGCAGGATGTCCCAGGATGGTCACTCGGTAGCGGTACTGTCCGGTGATCTATCGGTGGAACAACGGTTGGACGCTCTGGATCGATTCCGAAATGGACTAGAGAAGGTACAGATTATAACGAACGTTTTGTCCAGGGGTAAGTTCCGCCACTTGATTCTGGTTACAACACTAGGTTACAGAGAGATTCTTTCGCCTTAGGTATCGACGTCGAACAGGTGACCATTGTCGTCAACTTCGACCTGCCGATGGATCAGCATGAACGAGCCGATTGCGAAACGTACCTACATCGAATTAGACGTACCGGTAGATTCGGTAAGTGTGACTCATTCTTGTTATCCTATAGATTGTATTTCTTTCCGCTTCTTTAACAGAACGGAATCATCATCAACCTAGTGGACCGTGATCGAAGCatgatgatttgcagatcaatcgaAAAACATTCCCGGAAAAAGATTCAATAGCTAGTCGCGGAGATCtcggacgaaattgaaaagatcggatcgtaaagtgttttcgaccagctactggtgaaCGGCGTAGGAGCTTTTTTTGGGTCATACTTGTTTCGattctgaatttataattttatttagctctacccagttctatcccaacatttgaaaagggcctaaCTGAAAAATGTAGCAAATTGAATTTTCACACTGATAGAAAATCACACTATAAAACCAAAGGAAATTTAACATCATTTTCAAGTGCACTTGCATGTTGAAAAGCAAATCAAATGATTTCCTttcgaatttcacatgaaaatctattaaaaagaAGTTCATGTGctatttcaaattatattcaTACTATTTTCACATGAATACGATGTTTTACCATTGAATTTTGGTTGCCATGCTGTTTAGTCGCATAGTATGAATTTTCCACATGACATTCATGTGAAAAACATATAGTGCATATCCATATGTAAAACAATTGAGTTCGCCGATTCTTCTACCCATTAAATCTATAGGTAAAACTAATTGatattcacgtgtaattcattTAAAAATCTTAGTCAGTGGTATTTCCTATGATATTAATGTGATTTTCACATAATGTTCGCAAGAATTCCACTTGAAAATCATGTTGCCCACGCTCTATTAGATATTTAAATGACAAACGTATCGTTTTCATGTGTTTTACAACTGAATCAATTCAAGTGTTTTCCACATGATGTTAACGTATCTAGTTTTTTCAGTGCATGTTTTCCATTAACAAATATCTACCCGAGCACGTACACAACGCATTAgttgattatgaagaattttggtaGCGattctacaacatttttttaaaagggcttAATTGATTTTTAAGACCAAACTGATTATGAAAGGACCTAACTGATTGGAAAgtgcctaactagcaatacagtCTTTCCCATAATTTACATACAGGGCCAATCTGATTTTATGATGTCAGTGGGGTCAATCTGACCATCAAATTAGAATTCAGTCAATTTGTCTAACTTTCGGTGTAATATCAGACTTGAACAGCATTTTTTGTGTGAGGtatactgccgttatacgcataattgtcccacgtatatagggaatcccatagaacatgggacaaatatgcgtatTACGGCAGTATACAAGTAGtagcaatatgcgcaatcaaaagAAACTAGCATCAATTTTCCAAATAGGATTATAATGAATCTGACCTTTGACAATTTTCTCAATGTTTACGTTTTGCAGATAAGCCCTTTTTAAATGTTTGGTAGAGTTGGTTTCCTTACGTTCTATGCTACTTACGACTTAATAAATTTTTTGCCTGAATTTattcattaatttattttttaatctaaTTATTTATTGGTGTATTAATTTCTctatgtatttattattcatttatatTTTAGCAGTGTAGATGTAGTCTCACAATCCTTTCAGTTTATTTAGGTTAAATATCCTTTAACCCATTatgaatgaaatttcatacgcaaaaacaacatttctggatcatacttgttatacAATACAGGCGTGTTCGAGcttctggtcttctgtgaaCGTTAATTAATACTCTTTAATTTATAATCCGTACGGGATCGATCTTagcattaattgtttattatttctattgtttacttcatgtaaatatatgaaagacccgcggctccgtgaagctaacgccttgagccgtgccaaataaaccaattaaaaaaaaaattataatggtcaataatctttttacatttcttataaaagaaatgtatagaattcgctcaaaccttcaagattttttccgaggcccggagggctgagtcttatataccaatcaactcagctcgacgatttgggac is part of the Topomyia yanbarensis strain Yona2022 chromosome 1, ASM3024719v1, whole genome shotgun sequence genome and encodes:
- the LOC131675839 gene encoding DEAD-box helicase Dbp80-like, whose amino-acid sequence is MSQDGHSVAVLSGDLSVEQRLDALDRFRNGLEKVQIITNVLSRGIDVEQVTIVVNFDLPMDQHERADCETYLHRIRRTGRFERNHHQPSGP